From the Phyllobacterium sp. T1293 genome, the window CGGCGTTCCCTTTTCCGATCCGATGGCCGATGGTCCAGCCATTCAGGCCGCAGGTCTGCGTGCGCTGAAAAAGGGCATGTCGCTGACAAAAACCCTTGCGCTGGCCGCCAGTTTCCGCGAGAGCGACAACACCACACCGATCGTTCTGATGGGCTACTACAATCCGATCTATATCTATGGCGTCGACCGCTTCCTCGCCGATGCGGTAGCGTCTGGCATTGACGGCCTGATCATCGTCGATCTGCCACCTGAGATGGATGCGGAACTGTGCATTCCTGCCATCAAGGCCGGCATCAATTTCATTCGTCTGGCAACACCGACGACCGATGAAAAGCGCCTGCCCAAAGTGCTGCAGAACACATCCGGTTTCGTTTATTATGTCTCGATGAACGGTATCACCGGCTCCGCCCTGCCCGATACGAGCAAAGTTGCGGATGCGGTCAAGCGCATCAAGGAACACACGGATCTGCCTGTTGTTGTCGGCTTTGGTGTCAAGACTGCAGAACAGGCCAAGGTCATTGGCATGGCGGCTGACGGCGTTGTCGTCGGCACAGCAATCGTCAATGCGGTCGCCAATACAATCCGTCCGGATGGCTCGCTTGTCGCCGATCCGGCAGAAGCCGTCGCCACGATGGTGCAGGGACTTTCCAGCGGCGTGCGTGCCGTGCGCCTTGCAGCGGCGGAATAGAAGCCCTAAATCACAATATCGACGAAAGAACAGGACCGATCATGAACTGGATCACAAATTACGTCCGGCCGAAGATCAATTCGATGCTTGGTCGCCGTGAAATGCCCGAAAACCTCTGGATCAAAGATCCGGTTTCTGGCGAAATGGTCTTCCATACCGATCTGGAAAAGAACCAGTGGGTTGTGCCATCGTCTGGCCACCACATGCGCATTCGTGCCAAGGACCGTCTGCGGTACTTTTTCGATGACGGCGCCTACGAATTGCTGGAACAGCCAAAGGTAGCAACCGATCCGCTGAAGTTCCGTGATGAAAAGCGCTATATTGATCGCCTGAAGGAACATCGCGCCAAATCAGGCGTGGAAGATACAATCATCAACGCACTCGGCACGATTGAAGGTCTGCCGATTGTTGCGACTGTGCAGGATTTCAGTTTCATCGGCGGATCACTGGGCATGGCGGCGGGTGAAGCAATCATCAAGGCATTCGAAACGGCAATTGCGCAAAAACGGCCACTGGTGCTGTTTGCCGCATCAGGTGGAGCGCGTATGCAGGAAGGCATTCTTTCGCTGATGCAGCTGCCACGCACGACCGTTGCTGTGGAAATGCTGAAAGAAGCGGGTCTGCCCTACATTGTTGTCCTCACCAACCCGACCACCGGCGGCGTTACCGCTTCCTATGCCATGCTTGGTGATATCCATATTGCCGAACCGGGCGCATTGATCGGTTTTGCTGGACAGCGTGTTATTGAACAGACCATCCGGGAAAAACTGCCTGAAGGCTTCCAGACCGCTGAATATCTGAAGGCACACGGTATGATCGATATGGTTGTGCCGCGCACCGAGCTTAAAGCCACCATTGCCCGCCTTCTGAAGATGCTTATGGGCGAGAAAGCCACGGAAGTTCCCGTAGCCAAGCCAAATGGTGCCGCACTACCGGCAACGATTGAAGCCGAAGCTTGATTCATTTGATGGTTCTGGAGGCTTTTGCCATTGGTTTTGTCCATGTCATCCAAGGCTGAGGCGATCATCGCGCGCCTGCTTGGGCTGCATCCCAAGGGTTTTGATTTATCACTGGGCCGTGTCACGCGGCTGCTTGATACGCTGGGCAATCCGCATCTGAAGATGCCTCCCGTCATCCATGTGGCGGGGACCAATGGCAAAGGCTCCTGCGTCGCCTTTTCGCGGGCACTATTGGAAGCCGCCGGTTATACTGTTCACGTTCACACATCGCCCCATCTCGTTCATTGGCACGAGCGCTACAGGCTCGGCGCACCGGGTGGCGGCAAGCTGGTTGAAGATGCTGTGTTTGCCGATGCGCTGATGCGGGTCGAAGAAGCCAATGCGGGCCAAGCCATTACGGTCTTCGAAATACTTACAGCCGTTACATTCGTGCTGTTTTCTGAGCATCCTGCTGATGCGGTGATCCTTGAGGTTGGTCTGGGCGGCCGTTTCGATGCCACCAATGTCATCCCGGAACCAGCCGTCAGCGTCATCATGCCGATCTCGCTTGATCATCAGCCCTATCTTGGCGATCGTGTGGAATTGATTGCCGCCGAAAAAGCCGGGATCATCAAATCGGGCTGCCCGGTTGTTATCGGTGCGCAGGAAGAGGAAGCCGCGCGCATTGTGCTGATTGAAACAGCCGAGCGCCGGGATTGCCCCTTTGCTGTCTATGGGCAGGACTTTTTGGCCTTCGAAGAGCGCGGACGAATGATCTATCAGGACAATACCGGCCTGCTGGACCTGCCTTTGCCCGCCCTGCTTGGCCGCCATCAACTGTCGAATGCGGCGGCGGCAATTCAGGCAGTCAAGACAGCTGGCTTTACCCTGCCCGATTATGCCATTGAAACAGCCATGACGACGGTCGAATGGCCGGCACGCATGCAACGCATCGTCAAAGGCAAACTGGTCGAGCTGGCAGTGCCGGGTTCCGAGATATGGCTCGACGGTGGTCACAACCCCGGTGCAGGCATGGTGATTGCCGAGGCAATCGCCTCGCTGGAAGATCGCAGCCCGCGTCCGCTGTTTTTGATAACAGGCATGATCAACACGAAAGATCCGGTTGGTTATTTTGCTGCTTTCACCGGCATGGCACGGCACGTCTATACGGTGCCGATCCGTTCCAGCGATTCCGGTATTCCCCATGATGAGCTGGCGATTGCCGCAGCGGAAGCCGGGCTTTCTGCGGAGCCAGTGCATTCCGTCGAGAACGCCCTGAAAATATTGCGTGACAGTTGGGACAAGTCTGAACCGGCTCCGCGTATTCTTATCGGTGGTTCGCTCTATCTCGCTGGTGACGTTCTGTCAGAAAACGGAACACCACCGCAATAATAAAAAGCCCGGCACAGGGCCGGGCTTGATAATAGCAAACGTCTTTCAGCTTATGCAGCTGAATTGCGAATCCAGTCGCTGAGCTTGCTCTTGGGAGCAGCGCCAACCAGATTGGCAGCCAGTTCGCCGTCCTTGAACATGAGCAGTGTCGGAATGGAACGCACGCCAAACTGGGCTGCAAGTTCAGGATTCTCGTCGATATTGACTTTCGCGATCGTGACCTTGCCTTCCATCTCCGAAGCGATTTCTTCAAGGGCTGGTGCGATCATCTTGCATGGGCCGCACCACTCGGCCCAGAAGTCAACAACAACAGGCTGACCGGCCTGAAGCACATCGGACTGGAAATTGCTGGTGTCGATCTTGACGGTAGCCATCGGCTTTTCCTTATTACGTTATTGAATGTTGCCCATCATGTGGTGAGTCTACCCACCCGCGTCAAGCTCGCTCATCTCACGATGCGGTGAGACGGACAAGTGCGGCCTGCATCTCATTCACTGGTATATCGATGATATGGGGACCTTCGGTGAACAGCAAGGCCGCTTCCACACTCTTTCCGGGATAAAGCGGCTCCAGTAACTGCCTGTAGAGTGCAAGCTGGGCCACATAGGCGTCAGGCACGTCCGCCAATGTGCGCGGAGCGGGGCGATTGGTCTTGTAGTCGACAATCAGCACGCGGCTTTCACTCACGGCGAGCCGGTCGATAACACCTGAAACCGCATGATCCTTGCCGCGCAAATGCAAGGTTCCCATAATGGCGATTTCTGCCAGAGAACCTGGCGCGAATACGGGCGCAAACTGTGGATCATTCATAACGCCGAACGCCGATTGCAGGGCGTTTTCGATTTCTTCCGGCTTCCAGTCGAAGGCAGCGCGGGAGAGATAGCGTTCGGCGGCAACCAGCCTTTGATCAACCGGCAGATTGGGTAAGGTTTGCAACAGCGCGTGAATGACCGTTCCACG encodes:
- the trpA gene encoding tryptophan synthase subunit alpha; its protein translation is MASRIDRKFAALKADGRPALVTYFMGGDPDFDTSLKIMKALPGSGSDIIELGVPFSDPMADGPAIQAAGLRALKKGMSLTKTLALAASFRESDNTTPIVLMGYYNPIYIYGVDRFLADAVASGIDGLIIVDLPPEMDAELCIPAIKAGINFIRLATPTTDEKRLPKVLQNTSGFVYYVSMNGITGSALPDTSKVADAVKRIKEHTDLPVVVGFGVKTAEQAKVIGMAADGVVVGTAIVNAVANTIRPDGSLVADPAEAVATMVQGLSSGVRAVRLAAAE
- the accD gene encoding acetyl-CoA carboxylase, carboxyltransferase subunit beta, encoding MNWITNYVRPKINSMLGRREMPENLWIKDPVSGEMVFHTDLEKNQWVVPSSGHHMRIRAKDRLRYFFDDGAYELLEQPKVATDPLKFRDEKRYIDRLKEHRAKSGVEDTIINALGTIEGLPIVATVQDFSFIGGSLGMAAGEAIIKAFETAIAQKRPLVLFAASGGARMQEGILSLMQLPRTTVAVEMLKEAGLPYIVVLTNPTTGGVTASYAMLGDIHIAEPGALIGFAGQRVIEQTIREKLPEGFQTAEYLKAHGMIDMVVPRTELKATIARLLKMLMGEKATEVPVAKPNGAALPATIEAEA
- a CDS encoding bifunctional folylpolyglutamate synthase/dihydrofolate synthase, yielding MSSKAEAIIARLLGLHPKGFDLSLGRVTRLLDTLGNPHLKMPPVIHVAGTNGKGSCVAFSRALLEAAGYTVHVHTSPHLVHWHERYRLGAPGGGKLVEDAVFADALMRVEEANAGQAITVFEILTAVTFVLFSEHPADAVILEVGLGGRFDATNVIPEPAVSVIMPISLDHQPYLGDRVELIAAEKAGIIKSGCPVVIGAQEEEAARIVLIETAERRDCPFAVYGQDFLAFEERGRMIYQDNTGLLDLPLPALLGRHQLSNAAAAIQAVKTAGFTLPDYAIETAMTTVEWPARMQRIVKGKLVELAVPGSEIWLDGGHNPGAGMVIAEAIASLEDRSPRPLFLITGMINTKDPVGYFAAFTGMARHVYTVPIRSSDSGIPHDELAIAAAEAGLSAEPVHSVENALKILRDSWDKSEPAPRILIGGSLYLAGDVLSENGTPPQ
- the trxA gene encoding thioredoxin, which produces MATVKIDTSNFQSDVLQAGQPVVVDFWAEWCGPCKMIAPALEEIASEMEGKVTIAKVNIDENPELAAQFGVRSIPTLLMFKDGELAANLVGAAPKSKLSDWIRNSAA